The following nucleotide sequence is from Anguilla rostrata isolate EN2019 chromosome 3, ASM1855537v3, whole genome shotgun sequence.
CTTTACACAGCTCTCTACCTCCACCTACTGATTACCTCAAGCTACTTCACCCGATTCACGCATTTAAGCCGCTTCATACacactcccccaaccccccccccagataccTGACGACAATATCGAAAACAAAAAGGTTTGATACTACATTATCTTTATTGTACAACTTCtacaattttccaaaaaggtAAAAATTCAAATACAGGAAACAAggacatttctttttacaacaaagcacacatttcCTGAGATAACGGAATAAATAATGACAGAGCAGGGGTGAGGGTGTTTGGCAGGGCGGACTGATGCAGTCTGTAGGAGTCTCTCGTGGAGAGTCGTCAGTGAGAGCAGCGAGTCAGCGGGTCACTTCCTCCTGGCCTCCTTCAGAGGGCGGGTCACTTCCTCTTGGCCTTCCTCAGCGGGTGGAAGAAGGGGTGCTTGATGGCCTGCTCCAGGGTGATCCTCTTGGACGGCTCGTACTCCATCATCTTCTGGATCAGGTCGAACAGCTGCTCGTGCTCGCCGCTCTTGGACGATATGAATTGCTGGGGGAGAGAAACGGGGCCTATtagaacaacacacacacacacacacgcaggcacgtgcacacacacacagacacacaaagacacacgcacacacaggcacacacgcgcgcgcgcgcacacacactcacccggAGAGGCCTGCAGTGCTTCCTGACGTATCTCCCAGAGGAGCTGTGCTCGTCCCAGTCCAGCCTGTCATGGCGCACGTAGCGGCGCTTCCTGTGACACGGcgggaaaacaggaagtggtcagAGGGGCTCAGGGTGACATCACAACGCTCACAGTACATGCAACGCAAGCATCTGCTTAAAACGCAATCAAACTAGCCCACGGGGAACCCGGAAGGTTCAATaatttaacagcagtgaaaatggcCGCAGCAGTGACAGTACGAATGCAGGCAGCTGCGCAGCAGTGACAGTACGAACGCAGGCAGCTGCGCAGCAGGCAGACGCGCTGCTGGAACCCGGGGCTCAGACTCACTTGGTCCGCTGCAGCATGTGAGGCGGGATGGGCCCCAGCACCCTCTCCATCATGGCCAGGTGCTCCTTACTGTCGTGGGTCTGTGAGCGAGGGCCAGAGAGCAGGAGGGTCAGTGCAATCAcaaacatgagcacacacactcgcacagacactcacacacactctctctctcacacacagacactcgcacacacactcacacacacctacccagAACGATGAACGCGCGGACGCTGTCcagcccccgtcccgccccctcacctgaAAGAGCGTCTGTCCCAGGTAATACTCGATGAGTATGCAGCCCAGACTCCACACATCGCACGAGCGGTCCCACCCcagccctgcagagagagagagagagagagagagagggggagagagagagagagagagagagagagagagagagagagagacacagagacacagagacagagacagagacagagagagagagagagagagagagaggagggggatgCATTCAGAACCACAGCCAGGCCCATTCAGCTTAAATCATATCCACTTCATCTGCTTTTTACAGGgtaacacaggcacacactcacccaggaTGACCTCGGGGGCCCGGTAGTGGCGTGTGGACACCACGGACGTGTGGTAATCATGGTCGTAGGTGGCGTTCCCCAAATCCACCACCTTCACGTCCGGGTTCTTCACCGTCCTCTCGTCCCGTTTCTGGATTTTGGGGAAGATTGTGAGCGCTCGCAGAACTGCACTCTGCAACTCCTTTACAAATATCAAcgaaactacaaatcccagcgTCCTCTGGGGGGTGTCACGTGGCTCAAGCAGGCTGTAGGCTATCAGACAGGCCGGTAAtgataaggggaaaaaaaacaaacgttaAACTCACCATGTCTGAATTGTACTCCATGTGGTAGTCCGAGTTGACGAAGAGGATGTTCTCAGGCTTCAGGTCGGTGTGAGTGAGCTTGTTGCGATGCAGAACTGGAACACACAAAGACAGCCATCAGTCATCAGCACGGAAGAGACTGCACAGCTGAACGGGACCGGCGTTTAAGGCAAAGGTCACCTGGACCCGAGTCAGGAATCCCAAAGAGCCTCAAACACATTTGTTGGAAGAACATCCAACGCAGCAGATATGGACTGAACCACCCGACTGTAAGCCAATACGCCTGGacgttaaaaataattacatccAGGGGACTTCATGTAGGTGGTCTTTCTccctcacacagacatgcacaaacgTTCACActggctctctgtctctcacacacaggcgcacacaccttcacacatgctctctcggtcacacacacacacacacacacacactccctctctcccacacacacacacacacacacagtgccccTGTCCCCTACAGCACTCACAGCGTACGGCCCGTATGATCTGGTAGGCCATGTGTCTGATCTGGTCCATGGGGAAGTGCAGGAAGCCGTTCTCCTTCAGGAAGTCGTAGGTGCTGAGGCCGAGCAGCTCGAACGCGATGCAGACGTGACCGTGGTGATCGAACCAGTCCAGCATCCGCACGCAGgcgctgtggggggagggggtacagAAGCAGACAGCAGGGTCAGGTCACGCTCGGCTCAAACCGAGCGGtttatcgggggggggggacactacATCCGGGACACTCACTAGCGCCGGTCGCAGTCCAGCGAGTTCATCTgctccagcacctccacctCGGACATGGCCGCCTCTCGATAGCGGTCgatatttttaatgatcttcACGGCCACGCGAGCTCCGCCCCTGCAACGAGacccgcacgcgctcagtcaGCCTCAGATACGCGCTCAGATACGCAGAAACACGCGTGTGTAAAGTCCCACGCAACCGTATGAAAGCACAGGCCGTTCTGGGCCTGGAGGGGCCGCAGTGTAAGCAGGCTTCTGTTTAAGCAAGCTGGCAAATTACCCAAGTCAAACTAAACGGTCTTTGGACCAGCGGAATTCTCTTCCTCCTGTGTCTAAGCGATTTTGTGGTTTGGAGAGAGCTGGAAAACCTGCTAGCCTGCTTCCCTCCAGCCCCAGAGCCAGGCCTGCACCTCAGCGGGTTTGGCgagcgaaggggggggggggtttaggggttGGGGGCGATACTCACTTTGAATGGTCCCGACATTCCACCACCTTCCCAAAGGCTCCCTCGCCTAAGGTGCACATAATCTCATCTACAACaagagacagccaatcaggaccaCGGCAGCACCGCTCACACACCAATCACATGACCTAAAGGACCAATTACTCTACTGCTCATTTAACTAATCACAGGCTACAAAACACAGACTTGTAACATTAGGCTACGCTTACGTAAAAGGGtccaaaggaaaaaacagactTGCAGTGCAATCAGAAATGGCTAATGGCTAAACCTTAACTGGCTTTAAATTACTCTTAAGGcatcaaacatttttgaaatgcaaaCCACTATagcaaaccccctccccccatccccaaaaaAAGCTAGGCTACGTGAttatctgtgtctctgtgtgctaCAACAGTAAGATAAAGATGAagacaacacaacagaaaaagagGTGCAGAAAAAGGTGTATTCTATACATCTTCCTCTCAGCATGTGTCCACTGTGATAGAGCAGGTGACCCTCGTCATCATCCTCAAAACTCCTGGATCTTTTCCTGCGATGACTCCTCTGGGGTCGGGTCACCAGCGTCACCACCATAAACCCGCGCCAATCAGGCCAGAACCCGCCATTCATTCAACCAgccaagggggaggggcattcGGCCATTCAGATACCGCgccagggcagccattttgaaattcaTCCCCGAGAGATATGCACAGGGCCCCGCATAGTTTGTgttacagaagaaaaacaatggcAACAAGTTTTCAGATGAGAGACTTTCTCCAGGTAAAATTGATAAGAAGCAGTGTAACAATAGGCATCAACATTTACTTTCCCCATTCCgccacccaaccccccaccccaaacagcATTTATGGTATCTTCCAAGGGTTTCTTCACTCATAAGGAGTTCAGCTATAGCCCTTACACGGCAGCGACAGCCCATCTTATTGGAGAGCTACAGTCTTACAGGCTCTGCACGCATCAGTAAGTTCCTACTCAAGTTTTAAAACATCCTGTCATTTAAGAAGCTACAGATGAATCTCAGCTAGCTACCACCGTCTAGCTGTGGCTCAGAACATGCATGTCTTACTCCTGAACGTTTTCCCCCCACTGAACATTAGGGGTTCACtaggggttgggttgggggagagCAGTTAAAACAGGAGAAACAGACAAGAGGAagaagacaaacaaacagaggggggggtggggtgggtggggcttttatttttttcttctttctttggcACACATGTAAAGGGGACCGTGCAGCGGGACAGGCTGGACCGTTTCGTACCGAGCGGGAgcgtgggcggggggggctgcagCGTCGCCCACGGTGACGGTGGCGTCGtcggcggctgctgctgctgctgctgctatggCGACGACGGCGGCTGCTGCTACGGCGACTGCGCCGGCTGTTCCCGGAGGACTTGCTGTAGTGGTGCCAGTCGCGGTCCCGCCCGGAGCGCTTGCAGGCGCGGTCCGCGGCGCTGGCCTCGCAGTCTTTAGGCTCCGCCCACTCATTCTGCGTCCGCGGCTCCAGGCAGTGCCtgtcagcgcacacacacaagcacagaaaaacactgaaacacctGCAGGAGCCCGCAGGAGCACACCTCCGCAGCATTAATACGAAGGGCGATCAATCCCCTTGCATTCATtgtgcgtcgctttggataaaagcgtctgccaaatacatGAATATAATGTAGACTGTTAGACTTTCAGTGATTAAGGCTGGGATTTGGTCAGTCAGGGAAggacattttacaaaacagaaaCTTCACAAACCTTGTCAAATACCAAAAAAAGGTAGAACTGACAAACTGAAAACGAACAAAACCACCTTTCAGTTTGATCAGACTTTAACTTGGAAATGGTAGGTTTAGCTTTTGCCTGACTGCTGCAAATTGTTCCAATCTGATGAAATATCCTTTCTTGGTCATGTCACTGGATGATCGGGGGCCAAAGCTACTAGTTCTAGTCTTTAGTGGACATTTTCCTATTTATTAGGAGGCTATTCTTTTGTGATTTACCGTACCAGCCAGAACAACGGTTCTGTGGATGCTTTACATTCACTGCAACCATGCCTCTTGCTTGGCTTATAAGGCCTTCCAGAAGCATTCAGTATTCTCTGGTCTGACTACCGCTAAACTGTTACCATAAGGACTTATCCTGAATCAATGTCGCATTTCCATTTGCGCACTACTAGAATTACAAGGGTGTGACCGTAGAGTTGGATGCCTGTATCcctcatttgaaaaataacaaaaaaacacagtgcaATCCTTCAGTTGGTCACTAGGGGTCATTTTTCTTACTGAAATACATAACAGCCTCCAGAGGGTGGTGGTATGCTAACCGCCATCTTGGTATGGGTGGGTTTTCAAGTACCTGTGGCAAAATTAAGGAGCTACTCATTAACCCCCTACGGTATCGGTACAAGATTCGGTACAGATCTAGAGAgggcaacacccccccccccccaaattgcACTTGTACAAAATTTCCTCCCAGAGGATGTGGAAATGGTTCTGACTATTTATAAGCTCTTCCACCAGGCTCAGGAAAATATGGCCTGCAGGACATAACAAAATTTACGATTTCTCCTATGACAAAGCCTCAGCAGCTGACCACAAGCGGTTTTATTAGAATGCATTATGCGACACATTCAGTAATATTTGTTCACCCTTCGCGTGTTCTGTGGTGGTGCCGTTTCTGGtatttgttctctctctcgctgctaTGCGAGTCTCTCTTCCGTCGTTTCCGGGTCTCCAGCTTCTCCTCCAAGCTGTTCTCGGCGAGCCATCTGCCCGGGGAACGCATTCGGCTGGACTGACGCATCTGGCGAAGACACAATCCAATGTAAACCTTCACCTACAAATGCGCGCATGCAGATCAAATAACGTCGCTAACTTAGTCACCCAGAGCGGTCGTTTCGGCTTGGGTTAATTTAAGATGGCTGAACATACCTAGCGGCATGGAGCTTAAACTACACACAATGAATTTACGCAACgggctagccagctagctaatgtGGATCTCGTTAGGCCCGACTTGGCGTTAAGGCCTATACAATTTGCTAGCCAAGAGAACTGGTCAAAAATCGCACTTCCTGACATAAATAACTAGCCTGACAACGCAATCCAACCGCAAATACACAAAACGGATGCTAATTAGGCAAAAATTCACACCAGATGTGTATTAACTTCAGACGGCCATCTTAACTGCTTCTACTGCCGACGGGCTGCACCCAGAAAGCGTTACGACTAGCCTACGGTCATCCATCTTTGTTCTCCAGACTGCAGACGTTATTTCATTGCAAATAAAGAGGGATGACGTTAAATTTACTTAAAACCAACTAAAACGTGCATCTTTTCAAAAAGGTAATCGCAGTGGATTTAATGGTTAACTGTCTTTTGTCGAAAAAAAGGCATTATTAAGCTAACTAACATTAGGTAGCCAAGCTAGGCTTGCCAGCAAAGAAGTCCAAATAACCCAGTTCGAACGAATCAGCAAACTGATCTAAATTACACGAACTATGTTCATATTTGACTGTTATATTATGATTACTCTCACCTGAAACGCAATAAGCTCCCTGGTATACAACAGTCTACTGTTTTTCGAACGATGGCAATGCGAAACTGAAATGAATACGACTATGTCGCTCTTTCCGAAACCACTCCTATCCGAGTCAAGCGCAAAATGGCGCTGTTCGTCGAGAACCTTCtaagaaaaacaacatgtaaCGTCATACGGGTATTTACATCACATGACAAAAAGTTGAGCGCTACGATAGTTGGGAAATGTTGTTCACATTAACGCCAATTTATGCTAGTGTTTTCTAGAACCGTCTATCAAATGTTATCCTACACAGGgcgtctcattgagattaaaatctcttacAAGGGAAATCTGTTCTAGACGCAGAagtcacacacatatttatataaagttaacataatatataacatacacacacacacatttagacaAGTAGCcataagaacacacacaaatcatggctcaattcaaattttattcCAATGACAATTTCAATATAATAAGCACTGACTTTACAAAAGGAAGAAGAATAACAAGAAATTAATACATAGAAATCAGTGACCCTCCAGGCAAACTGTTAAAACACAGTGTTAAAGTTGCacactaaaataaattataaaaatcaatacatgTTCTGTACTGGCTCGGAAGCGGCAGTGGAGGAGAAGGAAGATGGAATGGAATCGCTGCCAAAACAAGAGGAACATGGAACTGTAATCCCAGATACATTTAATATAATACAGAGTCAACCACAAAAGCTGCAAACACCCTTATAAAACGAATTCCCTTGAAAAGGATATCACAGCAAAAATAACGACATCTAATCATTATCAAAGCCTGTCAGAGTTTGTTCCAGTACTCAGTAAGCACGGGACATGCTGCAGAATCTACATCCATCTGAAATAGTAACGTGTGCAtattaatgcaaaaaatatatacaaaatccCAAACAtaagaaatatataatttaacgGCAGCCTATATTAATcagattttaaaacatataGGTAATTCCTAATATATATATCCTAATATATGCAATGCCGTTTACATATTATAAAACAtatagcttttttgttttacaatataTGAAACAATATATgcataatatttacataaaagtGCTATAACCAATTCATTTTTCCAAATTCTGCAATGCATTTTCTGatgtgttaaaatatattacttATGTTTTGGATTTTAGGTtttaacatctttttttaaattactaaaGCAGGTACTGTACCAATACTTGTTTCTTTATAAAATCCTTAAACAAAGTAAGATCTGCATACGCAAGAACACAAAATATGCAGTAACTGAGCACATCGAGTCAGTAAACAAATGAAGCTTTCATTTTGTAGCTTTCGTGACGCGGGGAGTAACGGGCGAAGGCGGACTCGttcacagaaactcaaaaagcTGCCGATTTTTTCTACAACAATTTCAGCCTCCGTCCTTAGAGACTGGCGTGAAAAcacactgcaccagagacaGCAGGGGAACGTTACCCATGAGCACTTATGAGCAGTATTTTTCTGTACAGCCGACTCGTAGGAATGTGACGTTTGCGTGAGAAAATGCATTAACGCTGGAGCTGCCCTGTGTATGTTTGAAATACTGAGTGTATCCGGTAAACATTATCGCCGTTCCTCTCGTGACTTCTGCGGCAGATTCCGTGTAAATTGATGCTgtttacagtatacagtacatactgtacataagtTAACACAACAGAATAGctttaccctcccccccccaaatcccaccCCACCAAACTCCACACCAGCAGCATGATTTAGACAGTTTAGCCACTTTTAGTCAGCAAAGTCAGTATCTTAAGGTCAAACAGGATCAAACATTAAActaagtttaaaaacaaaacaaacaacaacaaaaaacctgtCAGGTTATGACCATGAGCAGCAAGAAAGGAAGGGTCTCTTTCTCAGCCAGGTAAAAGATGGAGGTGTTCCAAGTGAAGGCTGCTGGGACATGGCCGTGCTGGCCAGGCCTTGGAGGAACGCAGTATCCATCAAAGTACAGAGAGAACAAGGGCATCGGGGTAAAGTTCACACAGGTATGAAGGCGCCACACCACTCAAACACCAACCATATTAAGCAGGATACCATTAAAAActaaagattttaaataaatacatagtaCCCCACCCCCAGAACAGAACGTCCCTACCACCCatcccccactgccccccctccccaccccacccgacCCACTATAACCTTAAACCAGCAAAGTACAGCTGGCCACCCCACACAACAACATCATCATTATCAACATCAACAAGAGATTTCAAGTGAGATGGAGCTCGTTGGCCGTATCCAACGACAACAGTAACTCATAAATTAGGTTATGCCCAGCACAAAGGAACAGACTATGTGTGTTAAAAATAACTCTGTTTGACTTCGGAAAGAAGACCACCTGATCATCAGGTCCAGTGATGGTCACAGCAACGTTTTCCCCTTAGCTTCATACGGTCAAAATT
It contains:
- the clk4b gene encoding dual specificity protein kinase CLK4b isoform X2 codes for the protein MRQSSRMRSPGRWLAENSLEEKLETRKRRKRDSHSSERENKYQKRHHHRTREGHCLEPRTQNEWAEPKDCEASAADRACKRSGRDRDWHHYSKSSGNSRRSRRSSSRRRRHSSSSSSSRRRRHRHRGRRCSPPRPRSRSRSHRRKRSRSFEDDDEGHLLYHSGHMLRGRYEIMCTLGEGAFGKVVECRDHSKGGARVAVKIIKNIDRYREAAMSEVEVLEQMNSLDCDRRYACVRMLDWFDHHGHVCIAFELLGLSTYDFLKENGFLHFPMDQIRHMAYQIIRAVRFLHRNKLTHTDLKPENILFVNSDYHMEYNSDMKRDERTVKNPDVKVVDLGNATYDHDYHTSVVSTRHYRAPEVILGLGWDRSCDVWSLGCILIEYYLGQTLFQTHDSKEHLAMMERVLGPIPPHMLQRTKKRRYVRHDRLDWDEHSSSGRYVRKHCRPLRQFISSKSGEHEQLFDLIQKMMEYEPSKRITLEQAIKHPFFHPLRKAKRK
- the clk4b gene encoding dual specificity protein kinase CLK4b isoform X1: MDDRRLVVTLSGCSPSAVEAMRQSSRMRSPGRWLAENSLEEKLETRKRRKRDSHSSERENKYQKRHHHRTREGHCLEPRTQNEWAEPKDCEASAADRACKRSGRDRDWHHYSKSSGNSRRSRRSSSRRRRHSSSSSSSRRRRHRHRGRRCSPPRPRSRSRSHRRKRSRSFEDDDEGHLLYHSGHMLRGRYEIMCTLGEGAFGKVVECRDHSKGGARVAVKIIKNIDRYREAAMSEVEVLEQMNSLDCDRRYACVRMLDWFDHHGHVCIAFELLGLSTYDFLKENGFLHFPMDQIRHMAYQIIRAVRFLHRNKLTHTDLKPENILFVNSDYHMEYNSDMKRDERTVKNPDVKVVDLGNATYDHDYHTSVVSTRHYRAPEVILGLGWDRSCDVWSLGCILIEYYLGQTLFQTHDSKEHLAMMERVLGPIPPHMLQRTKKRRYVRHDRLDWDEHSSSGRYVRKHCRPLRQFISSKSGEHEQLFDLIQKMMEYEPSKRITLEQAIKHPFFHPLRKAKRK
- the clk4b gene encoding dual specificity protein kinase CLK4b isoform X3 gives rise to the protein MCTLGEGAFGKVVECRDHSKGGARVAVKIIKNIDRYREAAMSEVEVLEQMNSLDCDRRYACVRMLDWFDHHGHVCIAFELLGLSTYDFLKENGFLHFPMDQIRHMAYQIIRAVRFLHRNKLTHTDLKPENILFVNSDYHMEYNSDMKRDERTVKNPDVKVVDLGNATYDHDYHTSVVSTRHYRAPEVILGLGWDRSCDVWSLGCILIEYYLGQTLFQTHDSKEHLAMMERVLGPIPPHMLQRTKKRRYVRHDRLDWDEHSSSGRYVRKHCRPLRQFISSKSGEHEQLFDLIQKMMEYEPSKRITLEQAIKHPFFHPLRKAKRK